Proteins encoded by one window of Aphidius gifuensis isolate YNYX2018 linkage group LG2, ASM1490517v1, whole genome shotgun sequence:
- the LOC122850234 gene encoding lethal(2) giant larvae protein homolog 1 isoform X1: MLKFIRGKGQQTTAERQKLQKDLFAFRKTVQHGFPNKPTALAWDPSLRLMIIGTASGAIKVFGRPGVEFYGLHSTESGENAVTKIIALPNQGRLVSLCDDNSLHLWEINTNSVVMTKSLPFEGKIKKISAMCLESNGEHLLLGTEGGNIYLLNVKTFTMSDNIIYQDVVMQNVPDDYKKNPGAVEAIAEQPGHPDNILIGYNRGLMVLWNKATPGAQQLMGLFSRAQTFVSQQQLESVHWVSENRFVSSHNDGSYTFWSPGSDVTSEPTTVYGPFPCKAISKIMAHPIDNDGDDDDDEIILFSGGMPRSSYGDRHTVTTFTKTKHVVFDLTSKVIDFFTILPKQDEDEKESTIKSPEALIILAEEEIVAIDLTDPEWKMMSLPYLVSLHASAVTCSQHVQNIPDKLWDDIVMAGKLQIEHLYSDKSWPIDGGVLLNENNNENNNRELLLTGHEDGTVRFWNASNVVLTPIYKYNSSILFNGEHLDALEQLPDEDEEEWPPFRKIGTFDPYSDDPRLAVKKILLCPLSSTLVVAGTAGHIIIAKISSEINSKNMKSVTMNIVNDRDGFAWKGHDNLPVRSVVIDFTIGFQPDSLVQLYPPAAVTALSIHSEWGLIAAGTAHGLAVFDYIRNKPIIVKCTLNPNDLSGSGDTPISRRKSFKKSLRESFRRLRKGRSQRCATTTNNTTTPSSIKNRNINSDIKKDISLTSNLGSPSNPDTTTAGGIDVKPIERQVEARPVDDAFGSMVRSLYFARSFIISMQNTTPTLWAGTNNGTVYVFTLAIPAGIRRKDENVICTLGKEIQLKHRAPVIAITIIDGSSVPLPEPYETDKPDMTSPHRVIIASEEQFKIFNLPSLKPSCKYKLTAHEGSRVRKTGFAKFTCPIEPTGTIHEETCLLCLTNLGDCLILSIPDMRRQLNAAAIKREDINGISSLTFTKSGEAFYLHSSSELERISLSVTKVTKAQCALNLLPNARESLDKSPETEEEEEDDEEGDDNEEENEEIDNENEKLKNTNDKQDEIVDKLLKHKYETQSNEANKTITENGIGNDESKDSILKSGTSTNDVNGNGGGSGGGGGGGSGGDDDRSIGDITIDSVKDHLLNSSLFRNATSSEDLHNRLAGLKMEVTSRTSEISTQNQSLVVKTTTVISQTSANGTTNGEIETNQINESQQINSTTVEQEINSGSETTTTHATITLPPNVEISAADLANLEVQTTTVTTEKSKSPVVIRTEEIIS, encoded by the exons atgttgaaattcATACGAGGAAAGGGTCAACAAACCACAGCCGAACGtcaaaaacttcaaaaagaTCTTTTTGCATTTAGaaag ACGGTCCAACATGGATTTCCCAATAAACCAACAGCTCTTGCTTGGGATCCAAGTTTGAGATTGATGATTATTGGTACAGCTTCTGGTGCCATTAAAGT atTTGGAAGACCTGGGGTAGAATTTTATGGTTTACATTCAACAGAAAGTGGTGAAAATGCTGTTACTAAAATTATTGCATTGCCCAAtcag GGTCGATTGGTGTCATTGTGTGATGATAATTCTCTTCATTTATGGGAAATTAATACGAATTCTGTAGTAATGACAAAATCATTGCCATTTGagggtaaaattaaaaaaatatcagcaatGTGTTTGGAATCAAATGGTGAACATTTATTACTTGGTACTGAGGGAggaaatatttatctattaaatgTCAAAACTTTTACAATgtctgataatattatttatcaagatgTTGTTATGCAAAATGTTCCTGATGATTATAAGAAAAATCCAGGTGCAGTTGAGGCTATTGCTGAACAACCTGGTCATCcagataatatattaattggaTACAATCGTGGTTTAATGGTACTTTGGAATAAAGCAACACCAGGTGCACAacag CTGATGGGTTTATTTTCGCGTGCACAGACCTTTGTATCACAACAACAACTTGAATCAGTTCATTGGGTATCGGAAAATAGATTTGTATCATCTCATAATGATGGTTCATATACATTTTGGAGTCCAGGAAGTGATGTTACATCTGAACCAACAACTGTTTATGGTCCATTTCCATGTAAagcaatttcaaaaataatggCTCATCCAATTGACAA tgatggtgatgatgatgatgatgaaattattttattttctggtGGTATGCCACGTTCAAGTTATGGTGATAGACATACTGTAACAACATTTACTAAAACAAAACATGTTGTATTTGATTTAACATCAAaagttattgatttttttacaatattaccaaaacaagatgaagatgaaaaagaatcaacaataaaatcacCAGAAGCATTAATTATATTGGCTGAAGAAGAAATTGTTGCTATTGATTTAACTGATCCAGAATGGAAAATGATGTCATTACCATATCTTGTATCACTTCATGCAAGTGCTGTAACATGTTCACAACATGTACAAAATATACCAGATAAACTTTGGGATGATATTGTTATGGCTGGTAAATTACAAATTGAACATTTATATTCAGATAAAAGTTGGCCAATTGATGGTGgtgtattattaaatgaaaataataatgaaaataataatcgtgaattattattaactggaCATGAAGATGGTACTGTACGTTTTTGGAATGCATCAAATGTTGTATTAACaccaatatataaatataattcatcaatattatttaatggtGAACATTTAGATGCACTTGAACAATTAccagatgaagatgaagaagaatgGCCTCCATTTAGAAAAATTGGTACATTTGATCCATACTCAGATGATCCACGTCttgctgttaaaaaaatattattatgtccATTATCATCAACTTTAGTTGTTGCTGGTACAGCTGGACATATTATAATAGCTAAAATATCATCTGAAATAAATAGCAAAAATATGAAATCAGTTACAATGAATATTGTTAATGATCGTGATGGTTTTGCATGGAAAGGACATGATAATTTACCAGTACGTAGTGTTGTTATAGATTTTACAATTGGTTTTCAACCAGATAGTCTTGTACAATTATATCCACCAGCAGCTGTAACAGCATTATCAATACACAGTGAATGGGGTCTTATTGCAGCTGGTACTGCTCATGGTCTTGCTGTATTTGATTACATAAGAAATAAaccaataattgttaaatgtaCATTAAATCCAAATGATTTAAGTGGCTCTGGTGATACACCAATATCAAGaagaaaatcatttaaaaaatcattacgtGAATCATTTAGACGTTTAAGAAAAGGTAGATCACAAAGAtgtgcaacaacaacaaataatacaacaacaccatcttcaataaaaaatagaaatataaattcagatattaaaaaagatattagTTTAACAAGTAATTTAGGATCACCAAGTAATCCAGATACTACTACTGCTGGTGGAATTGATGTTAAACCAATTGAACGTCAAGTTGAAGCAAGACCAGTTGATGATGCATTTGGTTCAATGGTTAGAAGTTTATATTTTGCTCGAAGTTTTATAATAAGTATGCAAAATACAACACCAACATTATGGGCAGGTACAAATAATGGTACTGTTTATGTATTTACATTAGCAATACCAGCTGGTATTAGAAGAAAAGATGAAAATGTTATTTGTACACTTGGTAaagaaatacaattaaaacatCGTGCACCAGTTAttgcaataacaataattgatgGTTCAAGTGTACCATTACCAGAACCATATGAGACTGATAAACCAGATATGACATCACCACATAGAGTTATTATTGCAAGTGaagaacaatttaaaatatttaatttaccatcattaaaaccatcatgtaaatataaattaacagcaCATGAAGGATCAAGAGTACGTAAAACTGGTTTTGCTAAATTTACATGTCCAATTGAACCAACTGGTACAATACATGAAGAAACatgtttattatgtttaaCAAATCTTGGtgattgtttaatattaagtATACCTGATATGAGACGACAGCTAAATGCTGCTGCAATTAAACGTGAAGATATTAATGGTATATCATCATTGACATTTACTAAATCTGGTGAagcattttatttacattcaaGCTCAGAACTTGAACGTATTTCATTGTCTGTTACTAAAGTTACTAAAGCACAGTgtgcattaaatttattaccaaATGCACGTGAATCATTAGATAAATCACCAGAaacagaagaagaagaagaagatgatgaagaaggcGACGACAACGAagaagaaaatgaagaaattgacaatgaaaatgaaaaactaaaaaatacaaatgacaaACAAGATGAAAtcgttgataaattattaaagcaTAAATATGAAACACAAAGTAATGAAgctaataaaacaataactgAAAATGGCATTGGTAATGATGAGTCTAAagattcaatattaaaatcagGAACAAGTACTAATGATGTTAATGGAAATGGCGGTGGTAGTggcggtggtggtggtggtggcagtggtggtgatgatgatcgTTCAATTGGAGATATTACAATTGACAGTGTCAAGGATCATTTACT TAACAGTTCACTTTTCAGAAATGCAACATCATCTGAGGATTTACATAATCGTCTTGCTGGTTTAAAAATGGAAGTAACATCTCGTACATCAGAAATATCAACTCAAAATCAATCACTTGTTGTTAAAACAACAACTGTCATATCACAAACATCAGCAAATGGTACAACAAATGGAGAAATTGAAACTAATCAAATTAATGAATCACAACAAATTAATA GCACAACTGTagaacaagaaataaataGCGGTAGTGAAACCACAACCACTCATGCAACCATAACACTTCCACCCAATGTTGAG attaGCGCAGCTGATTTAGCAAATTTAGAAGTTCAAACAACAACAGTAACAACTGAAAAATCTAAATCTCCAGTTGTCATAAGAACCGAAGAGataatatcataa
- the LOC122850234 gene encoding lethal(2) giant larvae protein homolog 1 isoform X2 — protein sequence MLKFIRGKGQQTTAERQKLQKDLFAFRKTVQHGFPNKPTALAWDPSLRLMIIGTASGAIKVFGRPGVEFYGLHSTESGENAVTKIIALPNQGRLVSLCDDNSLHLWEINTNSVVMTKSLPFEGKIKKISAMCLESNGEHLLLGTEGGNIYLLNVKTFTMSDNIIYQDVVMQNVPDDYKKNPGAVEAIAEQPGHPDNILIGYNRGLMVLWNKATPGAQQTFVSQQQLESVHWVSENRFVSSHNDGSYTFWSPGSDVTSEPTTVYGPFPCKAISKIMAHPIDNDGDDDDDEIILFSGGMPRSSYGDRHTVTTFTKTKHVVFDLTSKVIDFFTILPKQDEDEKESTIKSPEALIILAEEEIVAIDLTDPEWKMMSLPYLVSLHASAVTCSQHVQNIPDKLWDDIVMAGKLQIEHLYSDKSWPIDGGVLLNENNNENNNRELLLTGHEDGTVRFWNASNVVLTPIYKYNSSILFNGEHLDALEQLPDEDEEEWPPFRKIGTFDPYSDDPRLAVKKILLCPLSSTLVVAGTAGHIIIAKISSEINSKNMKSVTMNIVNDRDGFAWKGHDNLPVRSVVIDFTIGFQPDSLVQLYPPAAVTALSIHSEWGLIAAGTAHGLAVFDYIRNKPIIVKCTLNPNDLSGSGDTPISRRKSFKKSLRESFRRLRKGRSQRCATTTNNTTTPSSIKNRNINSDIKKDISLTSNLGSPSNPDTTTAGGIDVKPIERQVEARPVDDAFGSMVRSLYFARSFIISMQNTTPTLWAGTNNGTVYVFTLAIPAGIRRKDENVICTLGKEIQLKHRAPVIAITIIDGSSVPLPEPYETDKPDMTSPHRVIIASEEQFKIFNLPSLKPSCKYKLTAHEGSRVRKTGFAKFTCPIEPTGTIHEETCLLCLTNLGDCLILSIPDMRRQLNAAAIKREDINGISSLTFTKSGEAFYLHSSSELERISLSVTKVTKAQCALNLLPNARESLDKSPETEEEEEDDEEGDDNEEENEEIDNENEKLKNTNDKQDEIVDKLLKHKYETQSNEANKTITENGIGNDESKDSILKSGTSTNDVNGNGGGSGGGGGGGSGGDDDRSIGDITIDSVKDHLLNSSLFRNATSSEDLHNRLAGLKMEVTSRTSEISTQNQSLVVKTTTVISQTSANGTTNGEIETNQINESQQINSTTVEQEINSGSETTTTHATITLPPNVEISAADLANLEVQTTTVTTEKSKSPVVIRTEEIIS from the exons atgttgaaattcATACGAGGAAAGGGTCAACAAACCACAGCCGAACGtcaaaaacttcaaaaagaTCTTTTTGCATTTAGaaag ACGGTCCAACATGGATTTCCCAATAAACCAACAGCTCTTGCTTGGGATCCAAGTTTGAGATTGATGATTATTGGTACAGCTTCTGGTGCCATTAAAGT atTTGGAAGACCTGGGGTAGAATTTTATGGTTTACATTCAACAGAAAGTGGTGAAAATGCTGTTACTAAAATTATTGCATTGCCCAAtcag GGTCGATTGGTGTCATTGTGTGATGATAATTCTCTTCATTTATGGGAAATTAATACGAATTCTGTAGTAATGACAAAATCATTGCCATTTGagggtaaaattaaaaaaatatcagcaatGTGTTTGGAATCAAATGGTGAACATTTATTACTTGGTACTGAGGGAggaaatatttatctattaaatgTCAAAACTTTTACAATgtctgataatattatttatcaagatgTTGTTATGCAAAATGTTCCTGATGATTATAAGAAAAATCCAGGTGCAGTTGAGGCTATTGCTGAACAACCTGGTCATCcagataatatattaattggaTACAATCGTGGTTTAATGGTACTTTGGAATAAAGCAACACCAGGTGCACAacag ACCTTTGTATCACAACAACAACTTGAATCAGTTCATTGGGTATCGGAAAATAGATTTGTATCATCTCATAATGATGGTTCATATACATTTTGGAGTCCAGGAAGTGATGTTACATCTGAACCAACAACTGTTTATGGTCCATTTCCATGTAAagcaatttcaaaaataatggCTCATCCAATTGACAA tgatggtgatgatgatgatgatgaaattattttattttctggtGGTATGCCACGTTCAAGTTATGGTGATAGACATACTGTAACAACATTTACTAAAACAAAACATGTTGTATTTGATTTAACATCAAaagttattgatttttttacaatattaccaaaacaagatgaagatgaaaaagaatcaacaataaaatcacCAGAAGCATTAATTATATTGGCTGAAGAAGAAATTGTTGCTATTGATTTAACTGATCCAGAATGGAAAATGATGTCATTACCATATCTTGTATCACTTCATGCAAGTGCTGTAACATGTTCACAACATGTACAAAATATACCAGATAAACTTTGGGATGATATTGTTATGGCTGGTAAATTACAAATTGAACATTTATATTCAGATAAAAGTTGGCCAATTGATGGTGgtgtattattaaatgaaaataataatgaaaataataatcgtgaattattattaactggaCATGAAGATGGTACTGTACGTTTTTGGAATGCATCAAATGTTGTATTAACaccaatatataaatataattcatcaatattatttaatggtGAACATTTAGATGCACTTGAACAATTAccagatgaagatgaagaagaatgGCCTCCATTTAGAAAAATTGGTACATTTGATCCATACTCAGATGATCCACGTCttgctgttaaaaaaatattattatgtccATTATCATCAACTTTAGTTGTTGCTGGTACAGCTGGACATATTATAATAGCTAAAATATCATCTGAAATAAATAGCAAAAATATGAAATCAGTTACAATGAATATTGTTAATGATCGTGATGGTTTTGCATGGAAAGGACATGATAATTTACCAGTACGTAGTGTTGTTATAGATTTTACAATTGGTTTTCAACCAGATAGTCTTGTACAATTATATCCACCAGCAGCTGTAACAGCATTATCAATACACAGTGAATGGGGTCTTATTGCAGCTGGTACTGCTCATGGTCTTGCTGTATTTGATTACATAAGAAATAAaccaataattgttaaatgtaCATTAAATCCAAATGATTTAAGTGGCTCTGGTGATACACCAATATCAAGaagaaaatcatttaaaaaatcattacgtGAATCATTTAGACGTTTAAGAAAAGGTAGATCACAAAGAtgtgcaacaacaacaaataatacaacaacaccatcttcaataaaaaatagaaatataaattcagatattaaaaaagatattagTTTAACAAGTAATTTAGGATCACCAAGTAATCCAGATACTACTACTGCTGGTGGAATTGATGTTAAACCAATTGAACGTCAAGTTGAAGCAAGACCAGTTGATGATGCATTTGGTTCAATGGTTAGAAGTTTATATTTTGCTCGAAGTTTTATAATAAGTATGCAAAATACAACACCAACATTATGGGCAGGTACAAATAATGGTACTGTTTATGTATTTACATTAGCAATACCAGCTGGTATTAGAAGAAAAGATGAAAATGTTATTTGTACACTTGGTAaagaaatacaattaaaacatCGTGCACCAGTTAttgcaataacaataattgatgGTTCAAGTGTACCATTACCAGAACCATATGAGACTGATAAACCAGATATGACATCACCACATAGAGTTATTATTGCAAGTGaagaacaatttaaaatatttaatttaccatcattaaaaccatcatgtaaatataaattaacagcaCATGAAGGATCAAGAGTACGTAAAACTGGTTTTGCTAAATTTACATGTCCAATTGAACCAACTGGTACAATACATGAAGAAACatgtttattatgtttaaCAAATCTTGGtgattgtttaatattaagtATACCTGATATGAGACGACAGCTAAATGCTGCTGCAATTAAACGTGAAGATATTAATGGTATATCATCATTGACATTTACTAAATCTGGTGAagcattttatttacattcaaGCTCAGAACTTGAACGTATTTCATTGTCTGTTACTAAAGTTACTAAAGCACAGTgtgcattaaatttattaccaaATGCACGTGAATCATTAGATAAATCACCAGAaacagaagaagaagaagaagatgatgaagaaggcGACGACAACGAagaagaaaatgaagaaattgacaatgaaaatgaaaaactaaaaaatacaaatgacaaACAAGATGAAAtcgttgataaattattaaagcaTAAATATGAAACACAAAGTAATGAAgctaataaaacaataactgAAAATGGCATTGGTAATGATGAGTCTAAagattcaatattaaaatcagGAACAAGTACTAATGATGTTAATGGAAATGGCGGTGGTAGTggcggtggtggtggtggtggcagtggtggtgatgatgatcgTTCAATTGGAGATATTACAATTGACAGTGTCAAGGATCATTTACT TAACAGTTCACTTTTCAGAAATGCAACATCATCTGAGGATTTACATAATCGTCTTGCTGGTTTAAAAATGGAAGTAACATCTCGTACATCAGAAATATCAACTCAAAATCAATCACTTGTTGTTAAAACAACAACTGTCATATCACAAACATCAGCAAATGGTACAACAAATGGAGAAATTGAAACTAATCAAATTAATGAATCACAACAAATTAATA GCACAACTGTagaacaagaaataaataGCGGTAGTGAAACCACAACCACTCATGCAACCATAACACTTCCACCCAATGTTGAG attaGCGCAGCTGATTTAGCAAATTTAGAAGTTCAAACAACAACAGTAACAACTGAAAAATCTAAATCTCCAGTTGTCATAAGAACCGAAGAGataatatcataa
- the LOC122850301 gene encoding uncharacterized protein LOC122850301 — protein MDNVYGPNPSSHTGGVKPMSIAGRMVSERERLLGMSDAERAWRAQWLKDQHLAPDEPLHNPEYYKQRYNGLRRFYRAPLDKFENALIPKVGTELAYFFRNVISKTALASIGVMYVIYYFKYKGSDWTTKSGLKMNRSRPVVYPGQPGFPNFETKEDDDYASYGFKSSPI, from the coding sequence ATGGATAATGTATATGGACCAAATCCATCATCCCATACTGGGGGTGTAAAACCAATGAGTATCGCTGGTCGTATGGTATCAGAACGTGAACGTCTACTTGGTATGAGTGATGCTGAACGAGCCTGGCGTGCACAATGGCTAAAAGATCAACATTTGGCACCAGATGAACCACTACATAATCcagaatattataaacaaagatACAATGGATTAAGAAGATTTTATCGTGCAccacttgataaatttgaaaatgcaTTGATACCAAAAGTTGGTACTGAATtagcttatttttttcgtaatgTCATTAGTAAAACAGCACTGGCATCAATTGGTGTTATGTAtgttatttactattttaaatacaaaggTAGTGATTGGACAACAAAGTCTGGATTGAAAATGAACAGATCAAGACCAGTTGTTTATCCTGGACAACCTGGTTTTCCAAATTTTGAAACtaaagaagatgatgattatgCATCTTATGGCTTCAAAAGTTCAccaatataa
- the LOC122850288 gene encoding lipid storage droplets surface-binding protein 2-like → MATQTVVMALPQIEVFNRVLGLPMVEQALAVSSSTYLRVKDSHQLFNWILTTAESSLSSATSIAAPFAKKFETPIHFFDNKLCMGLDKIEEKVPMVKETPEQIFEKGYMFALQTVQPAVSKISFANDLILSQAASLKELSWNKANQILSTYYGTVAIHGLDSTAIVVDKLIDKYFPATGTEIIQEPTSSEEDKLLHTLQTVGRLSNKAARRVYGNVIFNLRTINRDKVKLYVGNIVEFLQITHYLHAVNEKVHGLTNNTKNSSVNHKNNNKKKSKGSNGVKHD, encoded by the exons atggcaACTCAAACAGTGGTGATGGCATTACCACAAATTGAAGTGTTCAATCGTGTACTTGGATTACCAATGGTTGAACAAGCCCTTGCCGTATCATCATCAACGTATTTACGTGTCAAGGATTCACATCAATTGTTCAACTGGATACTAACTACTGCTGAAAGTTCATTGAGCTCGGCAACTTCAATTGCAGCTCCATTTGCTAAAAAATTTGAGACTccaatacatttttttgataataaattatgcatGGGATTGGATAAAATTGAGGAAAAAGTTCCAATGGTCAAAGAGACACCAGaacaa aTTTTTGAAAAAGGCTACATGTTTGCCCTGCAAACAGTTCAACCAGCTGtatcaaaaatttcatttgccaatgatttaatattatccCAAGCAGCATCACTCAAAGAACTTAGTTGGAACAAAGCGAATCAAATTCTCAGCACCTATTATGGTACTGTTGCTATCCATGGCCTTGACAGTACTGCAATTGTTGTCGACAAGTTGATTGACAAGTATTTTCCAGCAACTGGTACTGAAATCATTCAAG AACCAACATCAAGTGAAGAAGACAAGTTGTTACATACACTACAGACTGTTGGAAGACTCTCAAATAAAGCTGCAAGAAGAGTCTAtggaaatgttatttttaatttacgtaCTATTAATCGTGACAAAGTAAAATTATACGTTggtaatattgttgaatttttacaaataacacATTATCTACATGCTGTTAATGAGAAAGTTCATGGGCTAACAAACAACACTAAAAATTCATCagttaatcataaaaataataacaagaaaaaatctaAAGGCTCAAATGGTGTTAAGCATGAttga
- the LOC122850290 gene encoding lipid storage droplets surface-binding protein 2-like: MADAKPTTPEAGPHLEVLDRVKNIPVVSVAIEKTGKTYSYLKGSHHLINWALDYAEAGYQLASTTAAPLAKKFEGQINTVDQKLCEGLGIVEQKVPMMKQPPQEIYDAAKNVMNCSLQPTVEKLVAIKENATNRASLLTEMSVTKANEILNNQVGTLAVQGVDNTTAIINRLIDYYFPPIEGEEVQPVPVSADENKVLHAVQTVGQLSSKTANRIYHSVSAQLKTVKREDVADYIASVISILHLTHFIGGEKEATTPPSPTTSSSTSENKK; encoded by the exons ATGGCTGATGCAAAACCAACAACACCTGAAGCAGGTCCACATCTTGAAGTATTGGATCGTGTTAAAAATATTCCAGTTGTTTCTGTTGCTATTGAAAAAACAGGAAAAACATATTCATACTTGAAAGGCTctcatcatttaataaattgggCATTAGATTATGCTGAAGCTGGTTATCAACTGGCATCAACAACAGCTGCACCATTGGCTAAAAAATTTGAAGGACAAATTAATACTGTTGATCAAAAATTATGTGAAGGTCTTGGTATTGTTGAGCAAAAAGTACCAATGATGAAGCAGCCACCTCAAGAG aTTTATGATGCAGCCAAAAATGTGATGAATTGTTCACTCCAGCCAACTGTTGAAAAACTTGTTGCAATTAAAGAAAATGCAACTAATCGTGCATCACTTCTCACAGAAATGAGTGTTACTAAAgccaatgaaattttaaataatcaggTTGGTACACTAGCAGTACAAGGGGTCGATAATACAACAGCAATTATTAATCGTctcattgattattattttccaccTATTGAAGGTGAAGAAGTACAACCag ttCCAGTATCAGCTGATGAAAATAAAGTGTTACATGCTGTACAGACGGTTGGTCAATTGTCATCAAAAACAGCAAATCGTATATATCATTCAGTATCTGCCCAATTAAAAACTGTTAAAAGAGAAGACGTGGCTGATTATATTGCAAgtgttatttcaattttacattTGACACATTTTATTGGTGGTGAGAAAGAAGCTACAACTCCACCATCACCAACTACATCCTCCTCAACAtcagaaaacaaaaaataa